A region of Lycium barbarum isolate Lr01 chromosome 3, ASM1917538v2, whole genome shotgun sequence DNA encodes the following proteins:
- the LOC132630187 gene encoding uncharacterized protein LOC132630187 isoform X2: MAGLKRKSNEGNKQNKARDFKNKKQRGGNNKGKDGKRKGPRLPNAMLKELQIRKRYNESDDEEIGTDDAINDFYEYEEGVAEEETRKNRRFDPVENFQYELPDEFEDENVSSDDEDGDGDEDGRRGDNDEEEEEDDGRHSRLLQDITGLPTDAFDGKKKKNDVIISEAYSESEYNPSRDILDGDGRISIQDLLDPLHGKSDYSKLRKTMSRMEKKSMPIHAPLPKPDQERLDRKAAYGFMQKDVTKWEPHVKRNREAPTIYFDEDKDVGFSTVGAIAAEFEPRTDFEKKIASLFNDHEVVEAHKKDGARLLELNKISVEDVRERQNQLAKMKSLLFRHEMKAKRVKKIKSKVYHRLLKKDRLKQAGTAMETDPEAAKEQAMKQEFKRAEERLTLKHKNSSKWAKRILKRGLDLQDEGTRVAIHEQLNQHALLSRKANNMKDSSGSSSEESSDEDDLDEASDGSDQEAAVKLLKKAKDKTTQVLEGDEELPVSGVLSLPFMVRGLKRRKEAADEEAKLALEEYESSLKELEDNNEPKTQGTNISTGRRVFGAQKKQAPEQPKKKVTSDNYYGDSDSEGETDAREIGISAREENKFSEREVHFDPNALREESEIGHDSLFKSFDDIARDPNSKTSYEVSIFAADSWKKMNDSSVKGKQTKSANAKSEIDDDSDADSGGEMVDGILTSGTKSTYEIPSQEELIRRAFAGDDVEDDFEREKQDALNEEIPEPEKPVLLPGWGQWTNIQKKRGPPSWMLEEHDNAKKKREEVLKKRKDANLNHVIISEKRDKKAEKLHTPTLPYPFTSQEVFEQSIRMPIGPDFNPGTAVGALIRPEVVKRSGIIIKPIKFEEVNPHERAQDHKRGGVQKKKGGQNKGKATKKKTV, from the exons atGGCAGGTCTAAAGAGAAAAAGCAATGAAGGAAACAAACAAAACAAAGCGCGTGACTTTAAGAACAAAAAACAACGTGGTGGTAATAATAAAGGGAAAGATGGTAAAAGAAAAGGTCCACGTTTACCTAATGCTATGTTAAAAGAGCTTCAAATAAGAAAAAGGTACAATGAATCCGATGATGAAGAAATTGGTACTGATGATGCTATTAATGACTTTTATGAATACGAAGAGGGTGTTGCTGAAGAAGAAACCAGAAAAAATCGTCGGTTCGATCCTGTTGAAAATTTTCAATATGAACTTCCTGATGAATTTGAG GATGAAAATGTATCTTCAGATGATGAAGATGGTGATGGTGATGAGGATGGACGGAGAGGAGACAATgatgaggaagaggaagaggatgaTGGAAGGCATTCGCGATTGTTGCAAGATATCACTGGACTTCCCACTGATGCTTTTGATG gcaagaagaagaaaaatgatgTTATCATATCTGAGGCATATTCAGAGTCTGAGTATAATCCCAGTCGTGATATTTTGGATGGGGATGGCCGCATTAGCATCCAGGATCTTCTGGACCCACTCCATGGGAAGTCTGACTATAGCAAACTTAGAAAGACCATGAGTCGGATGGAGAAGAAGTCCATGCCCATTCATGCACCTCTTCCGAAACCAGATCAAGAGAGATTGGATAGAAAGGCAGCTTATGGTTTTATGCAGAAGGATGTTACGAAATGGGAACCTCATGTCAAAAGAAATAGAGAGGCACCGACTATTTATTTTGACGAAGATAAGGATGTGGGATTTTCTACTGTAGGAGCAATAGCTGCTGAATTTGAACCAAGAACTGATTTTGAGAAAAAAATTGCTTCCCTTTTCAATGACCATGAAGTTGTTGAAGCTCATAAAAAAGATGGTGCAAGACTTCTTGAACTTAATAAG ATATCTGTAGAAGATGTGAGGGAGCGGCAAAACCAGCTTGCTAAGATGAAAAGTCTTCTTTTCCGTCATGAAATGAAGGCAAAACGAGTCAAGAAGATAAAATCAAAAGTGTATCATCGTTTGTTGAAAAAAGACAGATTGAAGCAAGCAGGTACTGCAATGGAAACAGATCCGGAAGCAGCCAAAGAGCAGGCAATGAAACAAGAATTCAAAAGGGCAGAG GAGCGCTTGACTCTGAAGCACAAGAACAGCTCCAAGTGGGCAAAGCGCATCTTAAAACGTGGCTTGGATTTGCAAGATGAAGGAACTCGAGTTGCTATTCATGAACAGCTGAATCAACATGCCCTTTTGTCCAGAAAAGCAAATAACATGAAAGACAGTAGTGGTAGTAGTAGTGAAGAAAGCAGTGATGAGGATGACCTTGATGAGGCTTCTGATGGATCAGATCAGGAAGCTGCAGTAAAACTGTTGAAGAAAGCAAAGGACAAGACCACTCAAGTCTTAGAAGGGGATGAAGAATTGCCAGTGTCAGGAGTGCTTTCCTTACCTTTCATG GTCCGTGGATTGAAAAGAAGGAAAGAGGCAGCCGATGAAGAAGCAAAGCTTGCTCTGGAAGAGTATGAGTCATCATTGAAGGAGTTAGAAGACAACAACGAGCCAAAAACTCAAGGAACAAATATTTCGACTGGTAGGAGGGTTTTTGGTGCTCAAAAAAAGCAGGCACCTGAACAACCCAAAAAGAAAGTGACATCAGACAATTACTACGGTGACAGTGATAGTGAAGGTGAGACAGATGCCAGAGAAATTGGCATTAGTGCtcgtgaagaaaataaattttctgAGAGGGAAGTTCATTTTGATCCCAATGCACTTCGTGAAGAATCTGAGATTGGTCATGATTCTCTGTTTAAG AGTTTTGACGATATTGCAAGAGACCCCAACTCAAAGACATCGTATGAGGTTTCCATTTTTGCAGCCGATTCGTGGAAAAAG ATGAATGATTCGTCAGTTAAAGGGAAGCAGACAAAATCTGCAAATGCAAAAAGT GAAattgatgatgatagtgatgcaGATAGTGGAGGAGAAATGGTCGATGGGATTTTAACTTCTGGGACTAAGTCCACATATGAAATCCCATCTCAAGAAGAACTCATTCGGCGTGCTTTTGCGGGTGATGACGTTGAAGACGACTTTGAGAGAGAAAAACAGGATGCCTTGAATGAGGAAATTCCAGAGCCTGAGAAGCCTGTTTTACTTCCTGGTTGGGGCCAATGGACCAATATACAAAAGAAGAGAGGTCCGCCTTCTTGGATGCTTGAAGAACATGATAATGCcaaaaagaaaagggaagaagttctcAAGAAGAGAAAAGATGCAAATCTGAATCATGTTATTATCTCCGAAAAGAGGGATAAGAAG GCTGAAAAATTACACACGCCGACGTTACCTTATCCCTTTACTTCGCAAGAAGTTTTTGAGCAGAGCATTCGGATGCCCATTGGACCTGACTTCAACCCTGGGACAGCAGTTGGAGCTCTTATTCGCCCAGAG GTAGTAAAGAGGAGCGGTATTATCATAAAGCCTATCAAATTCGAGGAGGTAAATCCCCATGAAAGAGCGCAGGACCACAAACGTGGTGGTGTGCAGAAAAAGAAGGGTGGTCAAAATAAGGGTAAAGCCACAAAAAAGAAAACCGTGTAG
- the LOC132630188 gene encoding uncharacterized protein LOC132630188 isoform X2: MHDLGKSSSKRVTGTPIKELLAEEMAKEGESKRRPPSIVARLMGLEGMPSPQHIGRQQRRFSDSCQHRNEQIDPRKRRQLFDEHPSQRSSMEHQEFKDVYEDLEASHVANRRHSSRWSETGRFATPDMALIQQKFMDAKRLSTDERFQNSKEFDDTLEELESNKDLLLKYLQEPDSLFVKHLQDLQVDTASSTCSHIAVLKPSNSVKYEGSAKPSKSVRGGSRKHGINQQKERVDGLLLQSQHRHSGHNSQKSSPILSEGKEENILPTRIVVLKPNLGITQSDITSVPYHPDVRKHAQYPRASPGGAGQEEERNSSKNMGISRPKSNEARDMAKEITRRMRESFGPVDGDAYFRGSGVKGYAGDESSCDVYESDSTGESDITTLSSRKSSGRGNLKKFSSLGSSESSVGREAKKRLSERWKMTQYYQDIEMAGKSNTLGEMLSLADEGTKDDYCDTMVHVDEVTDEPGGRKATTEWDSPLGISSRDGWKDVCINDSSGYRSTSPPFCNKKHRTRGRREVFSTKQYSISKETVNQEESVNHRRSRSLDGVLNLRDEFISKDARSSKKKLHSSRLAGDSSSKGKLRQRTDMNLEENLSEKLLPLTSQVPSADGMSYTNASDDAVTESITLSSEYSVEMLQKLPAECGSASPLNQEVSILQETLPEPSPASPATASLASEYPAAEPESSVSSKEADHPSPLSVLEVPFTEDASSGSECFERVGAELNELRMQLKLLKMESDAYADVVVSDDEVESFEENCSLRSQSWQSSYTLDVLTDSGLKASDTDTFVTSCHSLDCPLSPWIFDNLEKKYTDERTGPRYERRLLFDRINSGLLEILKKYVDPCPWVKPIQGINWKWQTYGMKNILHQLLRTQEDPANADTPANIVEEMHWLELKDDIDMIGKDIEKLLIEDLIVEVVTM, translated from the exons TTAGGGAAGAGTTCTTCCAAACGAGTTACTGGAACACCAATTAAAGAATTGCTTGCAGAAGAAATGGCAAAAGAAGGTGAATCAAAGAGAAGGCCGCCCAGCATTGTTGCTAGATTGATGGGTCTCGAAGGGATGCCATCTCCGCAGCATATTGGTAGACAGCAGAGAAGGTTTTCAGACAGCTGCCAACATAGAAATGAACAGATAGATCCAAGGAAGAGGAGGCAGCTATTCGATGAACACCCAAGTCAAAGAAGCTCCATGGAACACCAAGAATTCAAGGATGTATATGAGGATTTGGAAGCATCACATGTTGCCAACCGTCGTCATTCATCAAGATGGAGTGAAACCGGAAGATTTGCCACTCCTGATATGGCACTTATACAGCAGAAGTTTATGGATGCAAAACGTCTTTCGACTGATGAAAGGTTTCAGAACTCAAAAGAATTTGATGACACTCTTGAGGAGCTTGAATCAAATAAGGACTTATTGTTGAAGTATCTTCAGGAACCAGATTCCTTGTTTGTGAAGCACTTGCAGGACCTGCAAGTTGACACTGCTAGTTCTACGTGCAGTCACATAGCAGTTTTAAAACCATCAAATTCTGTGAAATATGAAGGCAGTGCCAAACCCTCCAAATCTGTTAGAGGTGGTTCACGTAAACATGGCATCAACCAGCAGAAAGAGCGCGTTGATGGTCTCTTACTCCAGTCACAGCATCGTCATAGTGGACATAATTCCCAGAAGTCGTCACCTATTCTTTCTGAAGGAAAGGAGGAAAACATTCTACCAACAAGAATTGTTGTTCTGAAGCCAAACCTTGGGATAACACAAAGTGATATTACTTCTGTTCCATATCACCCTGACGTGAGGAAGCATGCACAATATCCTCGTGCTTCACCTGGGGGAGCAGGACAAGAGGAAGAGAGAAATTCATCCAAGAATATGGGGATCTCAAGGCCCAAATCAAACGAAGCAAGAGATATGGCAAAGGAAATTACGAGACGGATGCGAGAATCCTTTGGGCCTGTTGATGGTGATGCATATTTTAGAGGTTCTGGTGTTAAAGGATATGCTGGAGATGAAAGTTCTTGTGATGTTTATGAAAGTGACTCGACCGGTGAGTCAGACATTACAACTTTGTCTTCTAGGAAGTCATCTGGTAGGGGTAATCTGAAAAAATTTTCATCGCTAGGTTCTTCTGAATCATCAGTGGGCAGGGAGGCAAAGAAGAGGTTGTCTGAGAGGTGGAAGATGACTCAATATTATCAAGACATTGAAATGGCTGGTAAGAGTAATACGCTAGGTGAAATGCTTTCTTTAGCTGATGAGGGAACGAAGGACGATTATTGTGATACCATGGTGCATGTTGATGAAGTCACTGACGAACCTGGTGGCAGGAAAGCAACTACTGAATGGGATTCTCCATTGGGTATTAGTAGTAGAGATGGTTGGAAGGATGTATGTATTAATGATTCATCAGGATACAGATCAACTTCTCCACCTTTCTGCAACAAAAAGCATAGAACCAGAGGACGACGGGAAGTTTTTTCTACTAAGCAATACTCAATTTCCAAAGAGACTGTAAATCAGGAAGAGTCAGTAAATCATCGCAGAAGTAGGTCATTGGATGGTGTGCTGAATTTGAGAGACGAATTCATATCAAAAGACGCTAGATCCAGCAAGAAGAAACTTCATTCCTCTCGTCTTGCTGGTGACTCCTCGTCAAAAGGCAAGCTACGCCAGAGAACCGATATGAATCTAGAAGAGAACCTATCTGAGAAGCTGCTGCCTTTAACGTCTCAAGTGCCTTCTGCAGATGGAATGAGTTATACTAATGCTTCAGATGATGCTGTAACCGAGAGTATAACCCTGTCTTCAGAATATTCTGTAGAGATGCTTCAGAAGCTACCTGCAGAATGTGGAAGTGCTTCTCCTCTTAACCAAGAGGTCTCAATTCTACAG GAAACACTTCCGGAACCATCACCAGCATCACCTGCAACAGCTTCTCTTGCTTCGGAGTATCCTGCAGCTGAGCCTGAGTCATCGGTAAGCTCCAAAGAGGCTGATCATCCTAGTCCACTTTCTGTTCTGGAAGTTCCGTTTACAGAAGATGCGTCTTCTGGATCAGAATGTTTTGAGAGAGTCGGTGCTGAACTTAATG AGCTTCGGATGCAACTGAAGCTCCTCAAGATGGAGTCAGATGCTTATGCTGATGTCGTAGTAAGTGATGACGAGGTTGAGTCCTTTGAAGAAAATTGTAGTTTAAGGTCCCAAAGCTGGCAATCTTCTTACACATTGGATGTGCTAACGGACTCTGGGTTGAAGGCATCCGACACTGATACATTCGTAACATCTTGCCACTCTCTGGATTGTCCTTTGAGTCCCTGGATTTTCGATAATCTTGAGAAAAAGTACACTGATGAAAGAACTGGACCAAGGTATGAAAGACGGCTACTGTTTGACCGTATAAACTCGGGTCTACTGGAGATTCTAAAGAAGTATGTGGATCCTTGTCCTTGGGTGAAGCCAATACAGGGTATTAACTGGAAGTGGCAGACATATGGGATGAAAAACATTCTGCATCAACTGTTGAGAACCCAAGAAGATCCTGCAAACGCGGACACACCCGCTAATATTGTGGAAGAGATGCATTGGCTAGAACTCAAGGATGATATTGATATGATAGGTAAGGACATTGAGAAATTGTTGATAGAGGACCTCATAGTAGAAGTTGTAACTATGTAG
- the LOC132630188 gene encoding uncharacterized protein LOC132630188 isoform X1, with translation MEKNRHRKTRSASGIMEGSRLVQKQIATPKVALNSRSYCDGSARGDKIMHDLGKSSSKRVTGTPIKELLAEEMAKEGESKRRPPSIVARLMGLEGMPSPQHIGRQQRRFSDSCQHRNEQIDPRKRRQLFDEHPSQRSSMEHQEFKDVYEDLEASHVANRRHSSRWSETGRFATPDMALIQQKFMDAKRLSTDERFQNSKEFDDTLEELESNKDLLLKYLQEPDSLFVKHLQDLQVDTASSTCSHIAVLKPSNSVKYEGSAKPSKSVRGGSRKHGINQQKERVDGLLLQSQHRHSGHNSQKSSPILSEGKEENILPTRIVVLKPNLGITQSDITSVPYHPDVRKHAQYPRASPGGAGQEEERNSSKNMGISRPKSNEARDMAKEITRRMRESFGPVDGDAYFRGSGVKGYAGDESSCDVYESDSTGESDITTLSSRKSSGRGNLKKFSSLGSSESSVGREAKKRLSERWKMTQYYQDIEMAGKSNTLGEMLSLADEGTKDDYCDTMVHVDEVTDEPGGRKATTEWDSPLGISSRDGWKDVCINDSSGYRSTSPPFCNKKHRTRGRREVFSTKQYSISKETVNQEESVNHRRSRSLDGVLNLRDEFISKDARSSKKKLHSSRLAGDSSSKGKLRQRTDMNLEENLSEKLLPLTSQVPSADGMSYTNASDDAVTESITLSSEYSVEMLQKLPAECGSASPLNQEVSILQETLPEPSPASPATASLASEYPAAEPESSVSSKEADHPSPLSVLEVPFTEDASSGSECFERVGAELNELRMQLKLLKMESDAYADVVVSDDEVESFEENCSLRSQSWQSSYTLDVLTDSGLKASDTDTFVTSCHSLDCPLSPWIFDNLEKKYTDERTGPRYERRLLFDRINSGLLEILKKYVDPCPWVKPIQGINWKWQTYGMKNILHQLLRTQEDPANADTPANIVEEMHWLELKDDIDMIGKDIEKLLIEDLIVEVVTM, from the exons TTAGGGAAGAGTTCTTCCAAACGAGTTACTGGAACACCAATTAAAGAATTGCTTGCAGAAGAAATGGCAAAAGAAGGTGAATCAAAGAGAAGGCCGCCCAGCATTGTTGCTAGATTGATGGGTCTCGAAGGGATGCCATCTCCGCAGCATATTGGTAGACAGCAGAGAAGGTTTTCAGACAGCTGCCAACATAGAAATGAACAGATAGATCCAAGGAAGAGGAGGCAGCTATTCGATGAACACCCAAGTCAAAGAAGCTCCATGGAACACCAAGAATTCAAGGATGTATATGAGGATTTGGAAGCATCACATGTTGCCAACCGTCGTCATTCATCAAGATGGAGTGAAACCGGAAGATTTGCCACTCCTGATATGGCACTTATACAGCAGAAGTTTATGGATGCAAAACGTCTTTCGACTGATGAAAGGTTTCAGAACTCAAAAGAATTTGATGACACTCTTGAGGAGCTTGAATCAAATAAGGACTTATTGTTGAAGTATCTTCAGGAACCAGATTCCTTGTTTGTGAAGCACTTGCAGGACCTGCAAGTTGACACTGCTAGTTCTACGTGCAGTCACATAGCAGTTTTAAAACCATCAAATTCTGTGAAATATGAAGGCAGTGCCAAACCCTCCAAATCTGTTAGAGGTGGTTCACGTAAACATGGCATCAACCAGCAGAAAGAGCGCGTTGATGGTCTCTTACTCCAGTCACAGCATCGTCATAGTGGACATAATTCCCAGAAGTCGTCACCTATTCTTTCTGAAGGAAAGGAGGAAAACATTCTACCAACAAGAATTGTTGTTCTGAAGCCAAACCTTGGGATAACACAAAGTGATATTACTTCTGTTCCATATCACCCTGACGTGAGGAAGCATGCACAATATCCTCGTGCTTCACCTGGGGGAGCAGGACAAGAGGAAGAGAGAAATTCATCCAAGAATATGGGGATCTCAAGGCCCAAATCAAACGAAGCAAGAGATATGGCAAAGGAAATTACGAGACGGATGCGAGAATCCTTTGGGCCTGTTGATGGTGATGCATATTTTAGAGGTTCTGGTGTTAAAGGATATGCTGGAGATGAAAGTTCTTGTGATGTTTATGAAAGTGACTCGACCGGTGAGTCAGACATTACAACTTTGTCTTCTAGGAAGTCATCTGGTAGGGGTAATCTGAAAAAATTTTCATCGCTAGGTTCTTCTGAATCATCAGTGGGCAGGGAGGCAAAGAAGAGGTTGTCTGAGAGGTGGAAGATGACTCAATATTATCAAGACATTGAAATGGCTGGTAAGAGTAATACGCTAGGTGAAATGCTTTCTTTAGCTGATGAGGGAACGAAGGACGATTATTGTGATACCATGGTGCATGTTGATGAAGTCACTGACGAACCTGGTGGCAGGAAAGCAACTACTGAATGGGATTCTCCATTGGGTATTAGTAGTAGAGATGGTTGGAAGGATGTATGTATTAATGATTCATCAGGATACAGATCAACTTCTCCACCTTTCTGCAACAAAAAGCATAGAACCAGAGGACGACGGGAAGTTTTTTCTACTAAGCAATACTCAATTTCCAAAGAGACTGTAAATCAGGAAGAGTCAGTAAATCATCGCAGAAGTAGGTCATTGGATGGTGTGCTGAATTTGAGAGACGAATTCATATCAAAAGACGCTAGATCCAGCAAGAAGAAACTTCATTCCTCTCGTCTTGCTGGTGACTCCTCGTCAAAAGGCAAGCTACGCCAGAGAACCGATATGAATCTAGAAGAGAACCTATCTGAGAAGCTGCTGCCTTTAACGTCTCAAGTGCCTTCTGCAGATGGAATGAGTTATACTAATGCTTCAGATGATGCTGTAACCGAGAGTATAACCCTGTCTTCAGAATATTCTGTAGAGATGCTTCAGAAGCTACCTGCAGAATGTGGAAGTGCTTCTCCTCTTAACCAAGAGGTCTCAATTCTACAG GAAACACTTCCGGAACCATCACCAGCATCACCTGCAACAGCTTCTCTTGCTTCGGAGTATCCTGCAGCTGAGCCTGAGTCATCGGTAAGCTCCAAAGAGGCTGATCATCCTAGTCCACTTTCTGTTCTGGAAGTTCCGTTTACAGAAGATGCGTCTTCTGGATCAGAATGTTTTGAGAGAGTCGGTGCTGAACTTAATG AGCTTCGGATGCAACTGAAGCTCCTCAAGATGGAGTCAGATGCTTATGCTGATGTCGTAGTAAGTGATGACGAGGTTGAGTCCTTTGAAGAAAATTGTAGTTTAAGGTCCCAAAGCTGGCAATCTTCTTACACATTGGATGTGCTAACGGACTCTGGGTTGAAGGCATCCGACACTGATACATTCGTAACATCTTGCCACTCTCTGGATTGTCCTTTGAGTCCCTGGATTTTCGATAATCTTGAGAAAAAGTACACTGATGAAAGAACTGGACCAAGGTATGAAAGACGGCTACTGTTTGACCGTATAAACTCGGGTCTACTGGAGATTCTAAAGAAGTATGTGGATCCTTGTCCTTGGGTGAAGCCAATACAGGGTATTAACTGGAAGTGGCAGACATATGGGATGAAAAACATTCTGCATCAACTGTTGAGAACCCAAGAAGATCCTGCAAACGCGGACACACCCGCTAATATTGTGGAAGAGATGCATTGGCTAGAACTCAAGGATGATATTGATATGATAGGTAAGGACATTGAGAAATTGTTGATAGAGGACCTCATAGTAGAAGTTGTAACTATGTAG
- the LOC132630187 gene encoding uncharacterized protein LOC132630187 isoform X1: MAGLKRKSNEGNKQNKARDFKNKKQRGGNNKGKDGKRKGPRLPNAMLKELQIRKRYNESDDEEIGTDDAINDFYEYEEGVAEEETRKNRRFDPVENFQYELPDEFEDENVSSDDEDGDGDEDGRRGDNDEEEEEDDGRHSRLLQDITGLPTDAFDGKKKKNDVIISEAYSESEYNPSRDILDGDGRISIQDLLDPLHGKSDYSKLRKTMSRMEKKSMPIHAPLPKPDQERLDRKAAYGFMQKDVTKWEPHVKRNREAPTIYFDEDKDVGFSTVGAIAAEFEPRTDFEKKIASLFNDHEVVEAHKKDGARLLELNKISVEDVRERQNQLAKMKSLLFRHEMKAKRVKKIKSKVYHRLLKKDRLKQAGTAMETDPEAAKEQAMKQEFKRAEERLTLKHKNSSKWAKRILKRGLDLQDEGTRVAIHEQLNQHALLSRKANNMKDSSGSSSEESSDEDDLDEASDGSDQEAAVKLLKKAKDKTTQVLEGDEELPVSGVLSLPFMVRGLKRRKEAADEEAKLALEEYESSLKELEDNNEPKTQGTNISTGRRVFGAQKKQAPEQPKKKVTSDNYYGDSDSEGETDAREIGISAREENKFSEREVHFDPNALREESEIGHDSLFKSFDDIARDPNSKTSYEVSIFAADSWKKMNDSSVKGKQTKSANAKSVSSLQITEPVVGKPDREEIDDDSDADSGGEMVDGILTSGTKSTYEIPSQEELIRRAFAGDDVEDDFEREKQDALNEEIPEPEKPVLLPGWGQWTNIQKKRGPPSWMLEEHDNAKKKREEVLKKRKDANLNHVIISEKRDKKAEKLHTPTLPYPFTSQEVFEQSIRMPIGPDFNPGTAVGALIRPEVVKRSGIIIKPIKFEEVNPHERAQDHKRGGVQKKKGGQNKGKATKKKTV; the protein is encoded by the exons atGGCAGGTCTAAAGAGAAAAAGCAATGAAGGAAACAAACAAAACAAAGCGCGTGACTTTAAGAACAAAAAACAACGTGGTGGTAATAATAAAGGGAAAGATGGTAAAAGAAAAGGTCCACGTTTACCTAATGCTATGTTAAAAGAGCTTCAAATAAGAAAAAGGTACAATGAATCCGATGATGAAGAAATTGGTACTGATGATGCTATTAATGACTTTTATGAATACGAAGAGGGTGTTGCTGAAGAAGAAACCAGAAAAAATCGTCGGTTCGATCCTGTTGAAAATTTTCAATATGAACTTCCTGATGAATTTGAG GATGAAAATGTATCTTCAGATGATGAAGATGGTGATGGTGATGAGGATGGACGGAGAGGAGACAATgatgaggaagaggaagaggatgaTGGAAGGCATTCGCGATTGTTGCAAGATATCACTGGACTTCCCACTGATGCTTTTGATG gcaagaagaagaaaaatgatgTTATCATATCTGAGGCATATTCAGAGTCTGAGTATAATCCCAGTCGTGATATTTTGGATGGGGATGGCCGCATTAGCATCCAGGATCTTCTGGACCCACTCCATGGGAAGTCTGACTATAGCAAACTTAGAAAGACCATGAGTCGGATGGAGAAGAAGTCCATGCCCATTCATGCACCTCTTCCGAAACCAGATCAAGAGAGATTGGATAGAAAGGCAGCTTATGGTTTTATGCAGAAGGATGTTACGAAATGGGAACCTCATGTCAAAAGAAATAGAGAGGCACCGACTATTTATTTTGACGAAGATAAGGATGTGGGATTTTCTACTGTAGGAGCAATAGCTGCTGAATTTGAACCAAGAACTGATTTTGAGAAAAAAATTGCTTCCCTTTTCAATGACCATGAAGTTGTTGAAGCTCATAAAAAAGATGGTGCAAGACTTCTTGAACTTAATAAG ATATCTGTAGAAGATGTGAGGGAGCGGCAAAACCAGCTTGCTAAGATGAAAAGTCTTCTTTTCCGTCATGAAATGAAGGCAAAACGAGTCAAGAAGATAAAATCAAAAGTGTATCATCGTTTGTTGAAAAAAGACAGATTGAAGCAAGCAGGTACTGCAATGGAAACAGATCCGGAAGCAGCCAAAGAGCAGGCAATGAAACAAGAATTCAAAAGGGCAGAG GAGCGCTTGACTCTGAAGCACAAGAACAGCTCCAAGTGGGCAAAGCGCATCTTAAAACGTGGCTTGGATTTGCAAGATGAAGGAACTCGAGTTGCTATTCATGAACAGCTGAATCAACATGCCCTTTTGTCCAGAAAAGCAAATAACATGAAAGACAGTAGTGGTAGTAGTAGTGAAGAAAGCAGTGATGAGGATGACCTTGATGAGGCTTCTGATGGATCAGATCAGGAAGCTGCAGTAAAACTGTTGAAGAAAGCAAAGGACAAGACCACTCAAGTCTTAGAAGGGGATGAAGAATTGCCAGTGTCAGGAGTGCTTTCCTTACCTTTCATG GTCCGTGGATTGAAAAGAAGGAAAGAGGCAGCCGATGAAGAAGCAAAGCTTGCTCTGGAAGAGTATGAGTCATCATTGAAGGAGTTAGAAGACAACAACGAGCCAAAAACTCAAGGAACAAATATTTCGACTGGTAGGAGGGTTTTTGGTGCTCAAAAAAAGCAGGCACCTGAACAACCCAAAAAGAAAGTGACATCAGACAATTACTACGGTGACAGTGATAGTGAAGGTGAGACAGATGCCAGAGAAATTGGCATTAGTGCtcgtgaagaaaataaattttctgAGAGGGAAGTTCATTTTGATCCCAATGCACTTCGTGAAGAATCTGAGATTGGTCATGATTCTCTGTTTAAG AGTTTTGACGATATTGCAAGAGACCCCAACTCAAAGACATCGTATGAGGTTTCCATTTTTGCAGCCGATTCGTGGAAAAAG ATGAATGATTCGTCAGTTAAAGGGAAGCAGACAAAATCTGCAAATGCAAAAAGTGTAAGCTCTTTACAGATCACAGAACCTGTTGTGGGTAAACCTGATAGGGAG GAAattgatgatgatagtgatgcaGATAGTGGAGGAGAAATGGTCGATGGGATTTTAACTTCTGGGACTAAGTCCACATATGAAATCCCATCTCAAGAAGAACTCATTCGGCGTGCTTTTGCGGGTGATGACGTTGAAGACGACTTTGAGAGAGAAAAACAGGATGCCTTGAATGAGGAAATTCCAGAGCCTGAGAAGCCTGTTTTACTTCCTGGTTGGGGCCAATGGACCAATATACAAAAGAAGAGAGGTCCGCCTTCTTGGATGCTTGAAGAACATGATAATGCcaaaaagaaaagggaagaagttctcAAGAAGAGAAAAGATGCAAATCTGAATCATGTTATTATCTCCGAAAAGAGGGATAAGAAG GCTGAAAAATTACACACGCCGACGTTACCTTATCCCTTTACTTCGCAAGAAGTTTTTGAGCAGAGCATTCGGATGCCCATTGGACCTGACTTCAACCCTGGGACAGCAGTTGGAGCTCTTATTCGCCCAGAG GTAGTAAAGAGGAGCGGTATTATCATAAAGCCTATCAAATTCGAGGAGGTAAATCCCCATGAAAGAGCGCAGGACCACAAACGTGGTGGTGTGCAGAAAAAGAAGGGTGGTCAAAATAAGGGTAAAGCCACAAAAAAGAAAACCGTGTAG